A single window of Oerskovia paurometabola DNA harbors:
- a CDS encoding mechanosensitive ion channel family protein yields the protein MASPTPSPTDLGDQIAGQANVWLEWFLGTPLRIILIVVIGSILLAILRRLINRVAEHIADGTPLTERRGMKGLKGLSQSAVGNVLLRANPLANARRAQRARTIGSVLRSTANILVGTTIVLMVLTELGMNIAPFLASAGIVGVALGFGAQSLVKDFLSGTFMLLEDQYGVGDSVDFGVVSGTVEEVALRVTKVRDGDGTLWYIRNGEILRTGNKSQEWGRASAEVHVAYFADLAQVERVLRESGEAVAADPVLGTYLLEQPAVSGIESMTPEEMVLKVSVKTQASMQGEISRALRTTVRERLAAADVPLAGAERPAVADEAPPLADPVAAPVAAPVAAAAPGPAQVPAHGTPPVPAGSVARDAVNNRDTAQNQDSLQARDAVQPKDEVQVKDSVQTRDTLRDDPSQSDR from the coding sequence ATGGCTTCTCCGACCCCGTCCCCCACAGACCTCGGCGACCAGATCGCCGGACAGGCCAACGTCTGGCTCGAGTGGTTCCTCGGCACCCCCCTGAGGATCATCCTCATCGTCGTGATCGGTTCGATCCTGCTCGCGATCCTTCGCCGACTGATCAACCGCGTCGCCGAGCACATCGCCGACGGCACGCCCCTGACCGAGCGGCGCGGCATGAAGGGCCTCAAGGGCCTCAGCCAGTCCGCGGTGGGCAACGTCCTGCTGCGCGCCAACCCGCTCGCGAACGCCCGTCGCGCCCAGCGGGCCCGCACGATCGGCTCGGTGCTGCGCTCGACCGCCAACATCCTCGTGGGGACCACGATCGTCCTCATGGTCCTGACCGAGCTGGGCATGAACATCGCCCCGTTCCTCGCGTCGGCCGGGATCGTGGGCGTGGCCCTGGGCTTCGGTGCGCAGAGCCTCGTCAAGGACTTCCTGTCGGGCACGTTCATGCTGCTCGAGGACCAGTACGGCGTGGGCGACTCGGTCGACTTCGGGGTCGTGTCCGGGACGGTCGAGGAGGTCGCGCTGCGCGTCACCAAGGTCCGCGACGGCGACGGCACCCTCTGGTACATCCGCAACGGCGAGATCCTGCGCACGGGCAACAAGTCGCAGGAGTGGGGCCGCGCCTCGGCCGAGGTGCACGTCGCGTACTTCGCGGACCTCGCCCAGGTCGAGCGGGTGCTGCGCGAGTCCGGCGAGGCGGTCGCCGCGGACCCCGTGCTCGGCACCTACCTCCTGGAGCAGCCGGCCGTGTCCGGCATCGAGTCCATGACGCCCGAGGAGATGGTCCTCAAGGTCTCGGTCAAGACCCAGGCGTCGATGCAGGGCGAGATCTCCCGCGCGCTGCGCACGACCGTCCGCGAGCGCCTCGCCGCAGCCGACGTGCCGCTGGCCGGGGCCGAGCGTCCGGCTGTCGCCGACGAGGCTCCCCCGTTGGCGGACCCGGTGGCGGCCCCGGTGGCGGCCCCGGTGGCGGCCGCGGCGCCCGGACCGGCCCAGGTGCCTGCCCACGGCACTCCCCCGGTGCCCGCCGGGTCCGTCGCCCGGGACGCGGTGAACAACCGCGACACCGCACAGAACCAGGACTCCCTGCAGGCTCGTGACGCGGTGCAGCCGAAGGACGAGGTGCAGGTCAAGGACTCGGTCCAGACCCGCGACACGCTGCGGGACGACCCCTCGCAGTCCGACCGGTAG